The Mycolicibacterium flavescens genome has a segment encoding these proteins:
- a CDS encoding Uncharacterized conserved protein, contains FHA domain, with product MQGLVLQLTRVGFLLLLWLFIWSVLRILRTDLYAPTGAVMVRRGLPLRASLLPNRARRNVARHLVVIEGALAGTRITLGSQPVLIGRADDSTLVLTDDYASTRHARLSPRGSEWYVEDLGSTNGTYLDRAKVTTAVRVPIGTPVRIGKTVIELRP from the coding sequence ATGCAGGGGTTGGTACTGCAACTGACGCGCGTCGGATTCCTGCTGCTGCTATGGCTGTTCATCTGGTCGGTGCTGCGAATCCTGCGGACGGATCTCTACGCCCCCACCGGCGCCGTCATGGTGCGGCGCGGGCTGCCGCTGCGCGCCTCGCTGCTACCCAACCGAGCCCGCCGTAACGTGGCCCGTCATCTGGTGGTCATCGAGGGTGCGCTGGCCGGCACCCGCATCACGCTCGGCAGTCAGCCGGTGCTGATCGGGCGGGCCGACGACTCGACGTTGGTCCTGACCGACGACTACGCCTCGACGCGCCACGCGAGGCTGTCGCCTCGAGGTTCGGAATGGTACGTCGAGGACCTAGGATCGACCAACGGCACATACCTCGACAGGGCGAAGGTGACGACGGCGGTACGCGTTCCGATAGGCACGCCGGTTCGGATCGGCAAAACGGTAATCGAGCTGCGCCCGTGA
- a CDS encoding Protein of uncharacterised function (DUF2580), translated as MSDDVRVSTAHLGDLAARHDRTAADTRAMSRSGDDIQAAVENTHGTIAAPTADALDAVLTSRDHAGVAAAESSVALSDELTDAAALYGSTDEAAASALTAQIQTDQP; from the coding sequence ATGTCCGACGATGTGCGTGTCTCCACCGCTCACCTCGGCGATCTGGCCGCTCGGCACGACCGCACGGCCGCGGACACCCGCGCGATGAGCCGCTCCGGCGACGACATCCAGGCAGCGGTCGAGAACACCCACGGCACCATCGCGGCGCCGACCGCCGATGCGCTGGATGCCGTGCTCACGTCGCGAGACCACGCCGGCGTCGCGGCCGCGGAATCGTCGGTCGCCCTCTCCGACGAACTGACCGACGCCGCCGCGCTCTATGGCAGCACCGACGAGGCGGCGGCCTCGGCATTGACCGCCCAGATTCAGACGGATCAGCCGTGA
- a CDS encoding chromosome partitioning ATPase → MSDRDDALRKELGWTSPEEAEQAPPPPSESEPAQPPPPGFPDPDAPRASFREQPTRFGPPPDSLHDTGPVPAAPRPDPRMWGHPTRQQPPPRPPQQPGPPAGPWPGPGPQGQAAPQQPGSYAERIRPDELVPPRKAAPTRGWRYALYRATFGYVNLGPGPDEIRQAELEAKIRGALRGHYKIGVMGKGGVGKTTVSASIGSVFAEIRQDDRVVAIDADTAFGKLGSRVDPKAQGSYWELASDQHLETFADVRSRVGNNAAGLFVLAGEGTPARRRVLDPAIYREATSRLDRYFTISIIDCSSTMDSPVTQEVLRDLDAMVVVSSPWVDGAAVAGQTLDWLAARGLTRLLQRTVIVLNDSDGHADKRTRSILAQQFSGQGQRVIEVPFDGHLRPGGVINGTSEMSAETRRRFLEIAAALADHFPTSDDRSRERY, encoded by the coding sequence TTGAGCGACCGCGATGACGCGTTGCGCAAAGAACTCGGCTGGACGAGCCCCGAAGAAGCCGAACAGGCGCCGCCACCGCCCTCCGAATCGGAGCCGGCGCAGCCGCCGCCACCGGGTTTCCCGGATCCGGACGCACCGCGCGCCAGTTTCCGCGAGCAGCCGACCCGATTCGGCCCACCTCCGGACTCTCTTCACGACACCGGACCGGTACCGGCCGCCCCCCGTCCCGATCCGCGGATGTGGGGCCACCCCACCAGGCAACAGCCACCGCCCCGTCCTCCGCAGCAGCCCGGCCCGCCGGCCGGACCGTGGCCCGGTCCCGGACCGCAGGGCCAAGCCGCACCCCAGCAACCGGGCTCCTACGCAGAACGGATCAGGCCCGACGAACTGGTGCCTCCGCGCAAGGCCGCGCCCACCCGCGGTTGGCGATACGCCTTGTATCGAGCCACCTTCGGATACGTGAACCTCGGCCCGGGGCCTGACGAGATCCGGCAGGCCGAGCTGGAAGCGAAGATCCGGGGCGCGCTGCGGGGTCATTACAAGATCGGCGTGATGGGCAAGGGCGGGGTCGGTAAGACGACCGTGTCGGCCAGCATCGGCTCGGTATTCGCCGAGATACGTCAGGACGACCGGGTTGTCGCGATCGACGCGGACACCGCGTTCGGCAAGCTGGGCAGCCGGGTCGACCCCAAGGCCCAGGGCTCGTACTGGGAACTGGCCTCCGACCAGCATCTGGAAACCTTCGCCGACGTCCGCAGCCGAGTCGGAAACAACGCCGCCGGATTGTTTGTGCTCGCCGGTGAAGGCACTCCCGCGCGTCGCCGCGTGCTCGACCCGGCCATCTACCGGGAAGCCACCTCTCGGCTGGACCGCTACTTCACGATCTCGATCATCGACTGCAGTTCGACGATGGACTCCCCGGTCACCCAGGAGGTGCTTCGGGACCTGGACGCGATGGTCGTGGTGTCCTCACCGTGGGTCGACGGCGCCGCTGTGGCCGGCCAGACGCTGGACTGGCTGGCTGCGCGCGGGCTGACGAGGCTGCTGCAGCGCACGGTCATCGTGCTCAACGACTCCGACGGGCACGCCGACAAGCGCACGCGTTCGATTCTGGCCCAACAGTTTTCGGGTCAGGGCCAGAGGGTCATCGAGGTGCCGTTCGACGGGCATCTGCGTCCGGGCGGCGTCATCAACGGGACTTCGGAGATGTCCGCGGAAACCCGTCGGCGGTTCCTCGAGATCGCCGCCGCGCTGGCCGACCACTTCCCCACCAGCGACGACCGCAGCCGCGAGCGCTATTGA
- a CDS encoding Protein of uncharacterised function DUF55, which produces MTNWINTVSRDHVELGVRGRFTQANHGKPNMLRRMARGDWIAFYSPRTVYPDGPPLQAFTAIGQIADDEPYLDSASPDVERWRRNVDFLDAHETPIRPLLEKLNFIEDKTRWGYKFRFGVFKIGDDDLEVIRSAMTSPG; this is translated from the coding sequence ATGACGAACTGGATCAACACAGTCAGCCGCGACCACGTCGAACTCGGCGTGCGCGGCCGCTTCACTCAGGCCAATCACGGCAAGCCGAACATGCTGCGCAGGATGGCGCGCGGCGATTGGATCGCCTTCTACTCCCCTCGCACCGTCTATCCCGATGGTCCGCCGCTGCAGGCGTTTACCGCGATCGGGCAGATCGCCGACGACGAGCCCTATCTCGATTCGGCGTCCCCGGACGTCGAACGGTGGCGGCGCAATGTCGACTTCCTCGACGCGCATGAGACGCCGATTCGTCCGCTCCTCGAGAAGCTCAACTTCATCGAGGACAAGACCCGCTGGGGCTACAAGTTCCGCTTCGGGGTGTTCAAGATCGGCGACGATGATCTGGAAGTGATCCGTTCGGCGATGACAAGCCCGGGATAG
- a CDS encoding Protein of uncharacterised function (DUF3705) has translation MVAAFFTPDGDAFVPAPMAQGPWGQTISGNYAGGLLGHVLERDAGDPDFQPARLTVDLFRPAALAAVRVETSVVRQGRRLKLVDALMTQGDTIVARATALFLRRGVQPADEIWTSPVTMPAPPPTPDPIPRELSTLVWTYGRDEREPGPGEGLANWQHSGPKHLWVRDFRPLVAGVDLTPFTRAAMAGDMVSSLTHFGPSGLQWINADYTLTLSRLPKGPYLGLAALTHFSDAGVATGTATLVDEYGPIGSGVANALANPGFTPPRM, from the coding sequence ATGGTGGCCGCGTTCTTCACCCCCGACGGTGACGCCTTCGTGCCCGCGCCGATGGCGCAGGGGCCGTGGGGACAGACAATCAGCGGCAACTACGCCGGCGGTCTGCTCGGTCACGTGCTCGAACGCGACGCCGGCGACCCGGACTTCCAGCCGGCCCGGCTGACCGTCGACCTGTTCCGCCCAGCCGCGCTGGCGGCGGTTCGGGTCGAGACCTCCGTCGTCCGCCAGGGCCGTCGCCTGAAACTGGTCGACGCGCTGATGACGCAGGGCGACACGATCGTCGCGCGCGCGACAGCGCTGTTCCTCCGCCGCGGAGTACAACCCGCCGACGAGATCTGGACGTCGCCGGTCACCATGCCTGCGCCACCTCCGACACCCGATCCCATCCCCCGCGAACTGTCGACGTTGGTGTGGACCTACGGCAGGGACGAGCGCGAACCCGGACCCGGCGAGGGCTTGGCGAACTGGCAGCACTCGGGTCCGAAACACCTGTGGGTCCGCGACTTTCGGCCGCTGGTCGCTGGCGTGGACCTGACGCCGTTCACCCGCGCCGCCATGGCCGGCGACATGGTCAGCTCGTTGACACACTTCGGGCCGAGCGGCCTGCAGTGGATCAACGCCGACTACACACTGACGCTGTCGCGGCTGCCGAAGGGGCCCTATCTCGGGCTCGCCGCACTGACGCACTTCAGCGACGCCGGAGTGGCCACCGGCACCGCGACCCTCGTCGACGAGTACGGACCCATCGGTAGCGGTGTGGCCAATGCCCTGGCGAACCCCGGCTTCACGCCGCCCCGTATGTAG
- a CDS encoding FHA domain-containing protein, producing MGLVDRFERKLESTVGDAFARVFGGSIVPQEVEAMLRREADTGGREVLGGQVLAPNDYVITLSVPDYQKVSADPDLTSATFAKHLEGYIREQGWQTYGDVVVRFEQSPTLHTGQFRARGAVNPDTTTGEPAPPHHVRASSAESGVPPMSDNPTYRGGQGPGRPADEYYDRPQDRPQDRSQDDRYGRPDDRGPYPPPEQGAYPPQGDPYAPRQGGYPDQGGYPDQGGYPDQGGYPDQGGYPDQGYPPPSYEQRPPAGYGPPPQGGYPDQGYRQAPGGYGPPQGGQPGYGGAPGPDYDYGRPPAPGRHEEGGYGRPAYPDQGGYPDQGGYPDQGGYSGQPYGRQDQGYGAPPDYGRYGDAPAGGYAEPGYSEPAGGGYDYGQPAGYGGGYGQADYGTGAATVTLQLDDGSGRTYQLREGTNVIGRGQDAQFRLPDTGVSRRHLEIRWDGQVALLSDLNSTNGTTVNNAPVQEWQLADGDVIRLGHSEIIVRVH from the coding sequence ATGGGTCTAGTCGACCGCTTCGAGCGCAAGCTCGAGTCGACGGTCGGCGATGCCTTCGCCCGGGTGTTCGGCGGTTCGATCGTCCCGCAGGAGGTCGAGGCGATGCTTCGGCGGGAGGCAGACACCGGCGGACGCGAAGTGCTCGGCGGTCAGGTTTTGGCACCAAACGACTACGTCATTACCCTCAGTGTGCCTGACTATCAGAAGGTGAGCGCCGACCCAGACCTCACGTCAGCGACTTTTGCCAAGCACTTGGAGGGATACATCCGTGAGCAGGGGTGGCAAACGTATGGTGATGTGGTCGTCAGGTTCGAACAATCACCCACCCTGCACACCGGACAGTTTCGCGCGCGTGGAGCGGTCAATCCCGACACGACCACTGGCGAACCCGCACCACCACACCATGTACGTGCGTCCAGCGCAGAATCAGGAGTACCACCGATGAGCGACAACCCGACCTACCGCGGCGGCCAGGGGCCGGGGAGGCCCGCCGACGAGTACTACGACCGTCCGCAAGACCGTCCGCAGGACCGTTCGCAGGACGATCGCTACGGCCGCCCCGACGACCGTGGCCCCTATCCGCCGCCCGAGCAGGGCGCCTACCCGCCGCAGGGCGATCCGTACGCCCCGCGCCAGGGCGGCTACCCCGACCAGGGTGGCTATCCGGATCAGGGCGGCTACCCGGACCAAGGTGGCTACCCCGACCAGGGCGGCTACCCCGACCAGGGCTACCCGCCGCCGTCATACGAGCAGCGCCCGCCCGCCGGTTACGGCCCGCCGCCGCAGGGCGGCTACCCGGACCAGGGTTACCGCCAGGCCCCGGGTGGCTACGGTCCCCCGCAGGGCGGCCAGCCCGGATACGGCGGCGCACCCGGGCCCGACTACGACTACGGGCGTCCCCCGGCCCCCGGCCGCCACGAGGAGGGCGGCTACGGCCGTCCGGCCTATCCGGATCAGGGCGGCTACCCGGACCAGGGCGGCTATCCCGACCAGGGCGGTTACAGCGGACAGCCGTACGGGCGGCAGGACCAGGGCTACGGCGCTCCGCCGGACTACGGCCGCTACGGTGACGCCCCCGCAGGCGGCTACGCCGAACCCGGCTACTCCGAGCCCGCAGGCGGCGGCTACGACTACGGTCAGCCGGCCGGCTACGGCGGCGGCTACGGCCAGGCCGACTACGGCACGGGCGCCGCGACCGTCACGCTGCAGCTCGACGACGGCAGTGGTCGCACCTATCAGCTGCGCGAGGGCACCAACGTGATCGGCCGCGGCCAGGACGCACAGTTCCGGCTGCCCGACACCGGGGTGTCCCGGCGGCATCTGGAGATCCGTTGGGACGGTCAGGTCGCGTTGTTGTCCGACCTGAACTCCACCAACGGGACCACCGTCAACAACGCGCCCGTTCAGGAGTGGCAGCTCGCGGACGGCGACGTGATCCGGCTGGGCCACTCCGAGATCATCGTCCGCGTGCACTGA
- a CDS encoding Transcription factor WhiB has product MNTTEWDETPVGACTRDPERWTTSADEQAKAICRACPRRWLCAREACELPRAEGLWAGIFVPEAGRGRTFALRQLKSLAERHGHPVRDRRLYAESA; this is encoded by the coding sequence ATGAACACGACTGAATGGGATGAGACGCCCGTCGGTGCTTGCACCCGGGACCCGGAGCGGTGGACCACATCGGCCGACGAGCAGGCGAAGGCCATCTGCCGCGCGTGCCCTCGCCGTTGGCTCTGCGCACGGGAGGCCTGCGAGTTACCGCGCGCCGAGGGTCTGTGGGCGGGGATCTTCGTGCCCGAGGCCGGGCGCGGCCGCACGTTTGCTCTGCGGCAGCTGAAGTCACTGGCGGAGCGGCACGGCCACCCCGTGCGCGACCGTCGGCTCTACGCGGAATCGGCCTGA
- a CDS encoding putative acetyltransferase produces MTTDKTGAPTEVTAEADRYTIAVDGKGVGIAEFADRDGQRVFTHTEVDSDFEGRGLATILIGEALQKTRDEGLRIVPVCKMVASYVEKHDEFADVVDPVSDDIEHWLENR; encoded by the coding sequence ATGACGACCGACAAAACCGGCGCGCCCACCGAGGTCACCGCCGAAGCCGACCGCTACACCATCGCCGTCGACGGGAAGGGCGTCGGAATCGCCGAGTTCGCCGACCGCGACGGTCAGCGAGTCTTCACCCACACCGAGGTGGACAGCGATTTCGAGGGCCGCGGCCTGGCGACCATCCTGATCGGCGAGGCGCTGCAGAAGACGCGCGATGAGGGGCTGCGCATCGTGCCCGTCTGCAAGATGGTGGCGTCCTACGTCGAGAAGCACGACGAGTTCGCCGACGTCGTCGATCCGGTGTCCGACGACATCGAGCACTGGCTGGAGAATCGTTAG
- a CDS encoding hypothetical alanine rich protein yields the protein MTNPESTDGSTEALDQGMVRAGAAAAARRRELNISQRSLAADGIINAGALIAFEKGRSWPRERTRAKLEEVLQWPPGTIAGLRRGEPAGENHRPAAAPRSDEVPLIAEAVITAARTFDSAIAALPAAEDPEFGAKAAKILADLRQLEAVAARAARISRVTPPLIKALSAVRTRYDELMLRAARSPGATLGQRLYAARRRANLTIAETAQAAGVSDDDIAHAEAEEQVPVQAAEAIAALVDELG from the coding sequence ATGACCAATCCGGAGTCGACCGACGGATCGACCGAGGCGCTCGATCAGGGCATGGTTCGAGCGGGTGCGGCCGCCGCGGCGCGACGTCGTGAGCTCAACATCAGCCAACGCAGCCTCGCGGCGGACGGCATCATCAACGCCGGCGCCCTGATCGCCTTCGAGAAGGGCAGAAGCTGGCCGCGGGAGCGAACCCGAGCAAAGCTCGAAGAGGTGCTGCAGTGGCCACCCGGCACGATCGCTGGGCTTCGGCGGGGAGAACCGGCCGGCGAGAATCACCGCCCCGCGGCGGCGCCGCGCAGCGACGAGGTGCCGTTGATCGCCGAGGCGGTGATCACCGCCGCGAGGACCTTCGACTCGGCCATCGCCGCGCTACCCGCAGCCGAGGACCCGGAGTTCGGCGCGAAGGCGGCCAAGATCCTGGCCGACCTCCGTCAACTGGAAGCCGTCGCGGCGCGGGCGGCGCGGATCAGCAGGGTGACCCCGCCGCTCATCAAGGCGTTGAGCGCCGTGCGGACGCGCTATGACGAGCTGATGTTGCGCGCGGCGCGATCCCCGGGCGCGACGTTGGGTCAGCGCCTCTATGCGGCGCGGCGCCGGGCGAACCTCACCATCGCCGAAACCGCCCAGGCGGCAGGGGTTTCCGATGACGACATTGCGCACGCCGAGGCAGAAGAGCAGGTGCCGGTGCAGGCTGCCGAGGCGATCGCCGCACTCGTCGACGAACTCGGTTGA
- the yhhW_1 gene encoding Pirin-related protein — MSNTDPAPAEVACAAVPFAGVLHPREVPLGGPRAIRVRRTLPQRERSLIGAWCFADHYGPHDVRGGTGMDVPPHPHTGLQTVSWLFSGEVEHRDSGGVHALVRPGELNLMTAGAGICHSEVSTGATTILHGVQLWVALPDEARDTGRGFEHFVPAPRAVGDATLQVFIGELEGLRSPVDTFTPLLGAQVDLDPGAEVMLEVDSDFEHGVLLDQGDVAVNGTALDTADLAFQAAGAERLHLANRGSAPARLVLLGGPPFPEELVMWWNFVGRSHDDIAAYRRQWEDRDDRFGAVQGYRGAVSRLPAPPLPNATLRPRSNPGV, encoded by the coding sequence GTGAGCAACACCGACCCGGCGCCGGCCGAAGTCGCCTGCGCGGCAGTCCCGTTCGCGGGCGTCCTGCATCCGCGGGAGGTGCCGCTGGGCGGTCCGAGGGCGATCCGCGTGCGGCGCACGCTGCCGCAGCGGGAGCGGTCGCTGATCGGAGCGTGGTGCTTCGCCGACCACTACGGCCCGCACGACGTGCGCGGTGGCACGGGTATGGACGTGCCGCCTCACCCGCACACCGGGCTGCAGACCGTCAGCTGGTTGTTCAGCGGCGAGGTCGAGCATCGCGACAGCGGTGGCGTGCACGCGCTGGTGCGCCCGGGCGAGCTCAACCTGATGACGGCAGGCGCGGGCATCTGCCACTCGGAGGTGTCGACGGGCGCCACCACGATCCTGCACGGCGTGCAGCTGTGGGTGGCTCTGCCCGATGAGGCGCGGGACACCGGGCGCGGCTTCGAACACTTCGTCCCCGCGCCGCGCGCCGTCGGGGACGCGACGCTGCAGGTGTTCATCGGCGAACTCGAAGGCCTGCGCTCCCCCGTCGACACGTTCACACCTCTGCTCGGGGCCCAGGTCGACCTCGACCCCGGGGCGGAGGTGATGCTGGAGGTCGATTCGGACTTCGAGCACGGGGTGCTCCTCGATCAGGGCGACGTCGCCGTCAACGGCACTGCGCTCGACACCGCCGACCTGGCGTTCCAGGCCGCCGGCGCAGAGAGGTTGCACCTGGCCAACCGCGGCAGCGCGCCCGCCCGGCTGGTGCTGCTCGGCGGACCACCGTTCCCCGAGGAACTGGTCATGTGGTGGAACTTCGTCGGCCGCAGCCATGACGACATCGCGGCCTATCGCAGACAGTGGGAGGACCGCGATGACCGGTTCGGCGCTGTGCAGGGGTACCGCGGCGCGGTATCCCGGTTGCCCGCTCCCCCGCTGCCCAACGCGACCTTGCGTCCGCGATCGAACCCGGGGGTATAG
- a CDS encoding pyridoxamine 5'-phosphate oxidase-related FMN-binding protein, whose product MGKNERAKIVMSDDEIAEFIERSRTATMATVLPDGRPHLVAMWYAVLDGEIWFETKAKSQKAVNLRRNPTVTVMVEDGHTYDTLRGVSIDGRAEIVDDPETILRVGISVWERYTGPYSEDMRPFVDQMMKNRICVRVVPLRTRSWDHRKLGMPEMPLGGSTAQYLG is encoded by the coding sequence GTGGGCAAGAACGAACGCGCGAAGATCGTCATGTCTGACGACGAGATCGCCGAATTCATCGAACGCAGCCGCACCGCGACGATGGCGACCGTGCTTCCTGACGGGCGGCCGCACCTGGTCGCGATGTGGTATGCCGTGCTCGACGGTGAGATCTGGTTCGAGACGAAGGCCAAGTCGCAGAAGGCCGTCAACCTGCGACGCAACCCGACGGTCACCGTGATGGTCGAGGACGGCCACACTTACGACACGCTGCGCGGCGTGTCCATCGACGGCAGGGCCGAGATCGTCGACGACCCGGAAACCATTCTGCGCGTAGGTATCAGCGTGTGGGAGCGCTACACGGGACCCTATTCCGAGGACATGCGCCCGTTCGTCGACCAGATGATGAAGAACCGCATCTGCGTGCGGGTGGTACCGCTGCGCACCCGCAGCTGGGACCACCGCAAGCTCGGTATGCCCGAGATGCCGTTGGGTGGCAGCACCGCGCAGTACCTAGGTTGA
- a CDS encoding acetyl-CoA carboxylase, carboxyl transferase subunit alpha, whose product MSDESLRDDHAELLRRRELTEDAARPDAVTRRHEANARTARENIADLIDEGSFVEYGRFAIAAQRHRRDLDDLIARTPADGLVAGTARINGDLFGAERSACAVLSYDYTVLAGTQGALGHRKKDRLFELIERLRLPTVFFAEGGGGRPGDTDYPAVSSLDARAFKLWAALSGVVPRIAVVHGRCFAGNAVIAGCADLIVATENTSIGMGGPAMIAGGGLGDVPPDEVGPISMQAPNGVVDVVVADEAEAVAVTKRLLGYFQGPTEPGPVADQTRLRTIVPEVARRAYQVAPIIETLADEGTVTFLRTKFAPEMVTALARVDGRPVGIIANNTMVMAGAITAAAAKAARFLQLCDAFGLPVLSLVDCPGYMVGPAAESEALVRRASRMLVAGAALKVPLIAVILRRGYGLGAQAMTGGSLHEPALTVAWPGAHLGPMGLEGAVRLGMRKELEAIADEDEREERVRQATAAAQENAKALNAAALFEIDDVIDPAETRDVVINALTAATAHAPRRQGRRFVDTW is encoded by the coding sequence GTGAGTGACGAGTCGCTGCGCGACGACCACGCCGAGCTTCTACGACGCCGCGAACTCACCGAGGACGCGGCCCGACCGGATGCCGTGACCAGGCGACACGAGGCGAACGCCAGGACCGCTCGGGAGAACATCGCCGACCTCATCGACGAGGGCTCGTTCGTGGAGTACGGCCGGTTCGCGATCGCGGCGCAGCGCCACCGCCGCGACCTCGACGACCTGATCGCACGCACCCCCGCCGACGGTCTGGTCGCCGGGACCGCACGGATCAACGGCGACCTGTTCGGCGCCGAGCGCAGCGCGTGTGCGGTGCTGTCCTACGACTACACGGTGCTGGCCGGTACGCAGGGCGCGCTGGGCCACCGCAAGAAGGACCGGTTGTTCGAGCTGATCGAGCGGCTGCGGCTGCCGACGGTGTTCTTCGCCGAGGGCGGCGGCGGGCGGCCGGGCGACACCGACTATCCGGCGGTGTCGTCGCTCGATGCGCGCGCGTTCAAACTGTGGGCGGCGCTGTCGGGCGTAGTGCCGCGCATCGCCGTCGTCCACGGTCGCTGCTTCGCGGGCAACGCCGTCATCGCCGGCTGCGCGGACCTGATCGTGGCAACCGAGAACACGTCGATCGGCATGGGCGGACCCGCGATGATCGCCGGCGGCGGGCTCGGTGACGTGCCACCCGACGAGGTGGGCCCGATCAGCATGCAGGCGCCCAACGGTGTGGTCGACGTCGTGGTAGCCGACGAAGCCGAGGCGGTCGCGGTGACGAAGCGGCTGCTCGGCTACTTTCAAGGGCCGACCGAGCCCGGACCGGTCGCCGACCAAACACGTTTGCGCACAATCGTTCCCGAGGTTGCACGTCGGGCCTATCAGGTCGCGCCGATCATCGAGACGTTGGCCGACGAGGGCACGGTGACGTTCCTGCGGACGAAGTTCGCGCCGGAGATGGTGACGGCGCTGGCCCGCGTCGACGGCCGCCCGGTCGGGATCATCGCGAACAACACGATGGTGATGGCCGGCGCGATCACGGCCGCCGCCGCCAAGGCGGCCCGCTTCCTGCAGCTGTGTGACGCGTTCGGGCTGCCCGTCCTCTCACTGGTCGACTGCCCGGGTTACATGGTGGGCCCGGCGGCCGAGTCCGAGGCGCTGGTGCGCCGCGCGTCGCGGATGCTGGTGGCCGGTGCGGCGCTCAAGGTGCCGCTGATCGCGGTGATCCTACGGCGCGGGTACGGACTGGGCGCGCAGGCGATGACCGGCGGCAGCCTGCACGAGCCGGCGTTGACGGTGGCATGGCCGGGCGCGCACCTGGGACCGATGGGCCTGGAGGGCGCGGTCCGGCTGGGTATGCGCAAGGAACTGGAAGCGATCGCCGACGAGGACGAGCGCGAGGAACGGGTCAGGCAGGCGACGGCGGCCGCGCAGGAAAACGCCAAGGCGCTCAACGCCGCGGCGCTGTTCGAGATCGACGACGTGATCGACCCGGCCGAGACCCGTGATGTCGTGATCAACGCGTTGACTGCGGCCACGGCACACGCCCCGCGTCGTCAGGGCCGACGCTTCGTCGACACCTGGTAG
- the ddn_1 gene encoding deazaflavin-dependent nitroreductase family protein, translating into MDPNNKPKQLNSPVVTKIMKYAGKVHVWVYRRSGGKIGATWRVGAGFKKPVPTLLLEHIGRKSGRRLVSPLVYINDGDDVIVVASQGGRDTDPQWYRNLVANPEAHIEIGSDRRAVRAVTATPEQKARLWPKLVEAYADFDTYQSWADREIPVVILQPR; encoded by the coding sequence ATGGACCCGAACAACAAGCCCAAGCAGCTGAACTCGCCTGTCGTCACGAAGATCATGAAGTACGCGGGCAAAGTGCACGTGTGGGTGTATCGCCGCTCGGGCGGCAAGATCGGCGCGACGTGGCGGGTGGGCGCGGGTTTCAAGAAGCCGGTACCGACGCTGCTGCTCGAGCACATCGGGCGTAAATCCGGCAGACGGCTGGTGTCGCCGCTGGTCTACATCAACGACGGCGACGACGTGATCGTCGTGGCGTCCCAGGGCGGCCGCGACACCGATCCGCAGTGGTACCGCAACCTGGTGGCCAATCCCGAGGCCCATATCGAGATCGGTTCGGACCGCCGAGCGGTGCGCGCCGTCACGGCCACGCCCGAACAAAAGGCGCGGTTGTGGCCGAAGCTGGTCGAGGCGTACGCGGACTTCGACACCTATCAATCGTGGGCCGACCGCGAGATTCCGGTGGTCATCCTGCAGCCGCGCTGA